In Opitutaceae bacterium TAV5, one genomic interval encodes:
- a CDS encoding chemotaxis protein CheY yields the protein MPRILLVEDNEMNRDMLSRRLLRRGYEIVIAVDGRQGVDLAASEQPALILMDMSLPVIDGWEATRRIKAGETTRHIPVIALTAHAMAGDREQALAAGCDDYDTKPIDLARLLPKIEKFAGPGSPP from the coding sequence GACAACGAAATGAACCGCGACATGCTCTCCCGCCGCCTCCTCCGCCGCGGCTACGAGATCGTCATCGCCGTGGACGGCCGGCAAGGCGTCGACCTCGCCGCCAGCGAACAACCCGCCCTCATCCTCATGGACATGAGCCTCCCCGTCATCGACGGCTGGGAGGCCACCCGCCGCATCAAGGCAGGGGAGACCACCCGGCACATCCCCGTCATCGCCCTCACCGCCCATGCCATGGCCGGCGACCGCGAACAGGCCCTCGCCGCCGGCTGCGACGACTACGACACCAAGCCCATCGACCTCGCCCGGCTCCTCCCCAAGATCGAGAAATTCGCCGGTCCCGGCTCGCCTCCGTAA